The Winogradskyella schleiferi genome has a window encoding:
- a CDS encoding methylmalonyl-CoA mutase family protein — protein MNNKTKPLFSEFPPVSTEQWMERVTADLKGADFDKKLVWKNLSGINIQPCYNSESDITQLKNTGENSQTLVNYRTVPVCCAETGNDLAQKAIEEGITGLIFQLIDKVPVAELLKDIDLNTITVSFEIYNNAIDFTKELVAFAKGKDLKGYINTSIISNYVTTGTFDDNQIKIAAELIKLTSDFPKFRALTISGTEYLDSGANQVQEIAYTLNSLVFLTEKLKAKDVEVQDVFNNLNVLLAIGLEYFVEIGKFRAFNNLLAEVIAKYGVTDYDKTITAKTSIWSKSITDAETNLLRCTTEAMSAILGNVDGVLIDPYDKEFKSASEFSSRIAGNITTILREESYFGKVSNPVDGSYYIEEVSTKIAEKALELFKSIEAAGGFYKAFEDETIQQQIAEIRLQKLKLISQRRTPLVGVNKYPNLMETVDASLLSTGTSANPKVLTPRRASLEIEAIRRKTEEFVSATNKRPIVELASYGNLTMRKARAAFAYDFIGVSGYNVLQEKSFESAEKAAELSAKSDSDVVVMCSSDEDYNETALTFIKTFRALNSTKVLLIAGAPTNMDELTEAGLDGCVNMRSDVITAISSIQKKVQQTIKS, from the coding sequence ATGAACAATAAAACTAAACCACTTTTTTCAGAATTTCCACCAGTTTCAACAGAACAGTGGATGGAAAGAGTGACAGCCGATTTAAAAGGTGCTGATTTTGATAAAAAACTAGTTTGGAAAAACCTCAGTGGTATCAATATACAGCCTTGTTACAATAGTGAAAGTGACATTACACAGCTTAAAAATACAGGAGAAAACTCCCAAACTTTAGTGAATTATCGTACGGTCCCTGTGTGTTGTGCAGAAACTGGAAACGATTTAGCTCAAAAAGCGATTGAAGAAGGTATTACTGGATTGATTTTTCAATTAATAGATAAGGTTCCTGTTGCAGAACTTTTAAAGGATATCGATTTAAACACCATTACGGTTTCTTTTGAGATCTATAATAATGCCATAGATTTTACCAAGGAATTGGTGGCGTTTGCAAAAGGAAAGGATCTTAAAGGTTACATTAACACAAGTATTATTTCCAATTATGTAACCACAGGTACTTTTGATGACAATCAAATTAAAATTGCTGCAGAATTAATAAAGTTAACTAGTGATTTCCCTAAGTTTAGAGCTCTTACCATTTCAGGAACCGAGTATTTAGATTCAGGTGCCAATCAAGTACAAGAAATTGCTTATACCTTAAATTCATTGGTGTTTTTAACTGAAAAACTGAAAGCAAAAGATGTTGAAGTTCAAGATGTATTCAACAACTTAAACGTTCTTTTGGCCATTGGTTTAGAGTATTTTGTTGAAATAGGAAAGTTTAGAGCATTTAATAATTTATTAGCTGAAGTCATTGCAAAATATGGTGTTACAGACTACGATAAGACCATAACGGCGAAAACCTCTATTTGGAGCAAATCCATTACAGATGCCGAAACCAATTTATTACGTTGTACTACAGAAGCTATGTCTGCCATTTTAGGGAATGTAGACGGTGTTTTAATTGATCCTTACGATAAAGAATTCAAAAGTGCTTCTGAGTTTTCAAGCCGTATAGCAGGTAACATCACCACTATTTTAAGAGAAGAATCTTATTTTGGTAAAGTGTCTAATCCGGTTGATGGGTCTTATTACATAGAAGAAGTCAGCACTAAAATAGCTGAAAAAGCATTAGAATTATTCAAATCTATTGAAGCGGCAGGAGGATTTTATAAAGCTTTTGAAGATGAAACCATTCAACAACAAATTGCTGAAATTCGTTTACAAAAACTGAAATTAATCAGTCAACGTAGAACACCATTGGTTGGTGTAAACAAATATCCTAACCTAATGGAAACTGTAGATGCTAGTTTACTTTCTACAGGCACTTCAGCCAATCCGAAAGTGTTAACACCAAGAAGAGCATCTTTGGAAATTGAAGCGATTAGAAGAAAAACTGAAGAATTTGTTTCAGCTACAAATAAACGTCCAATCGTAGAATTGGCTAGCTATGGTAACTTAACCATGCGTAAAGCAAGAGCAGCTTTTGCCTACGATTTTATAGGCGTTAGCGGTTATAACGTCTTACAGGAAAAAAGCTTTGAAAGTGCTGAAAAAGCAGCAGAGTTAAGTGCTAAATCAGATTCAGACGTTGTTGTGATGTGCAGCTCAGATGAAGATTACAATGAAACCGCATTGACTTTTATTAAAACTTTTAGAGCATTAAATAGCACTAAAGTGTTATTAATAGCTGGAGCACCAACGAATATGGACGAATTAACTGAAGCTGGATTAGATGGATGTGTAAATATGAGATCTGATGTCATTACGGCAATTTCTAGCATTCAAAAAAAAGTCCAACAAACCATTAAATCTTAA
- a CDS encoding acetyl-CoA hydrolase/transferase family protein: protein MKIPNIKTASEAVKLIKSNDRVLIQGGSATPQTLIKAMVARAPELKNVEIVHLHTEGESGYANPDLRESFHTKAFFIGGNVRKMVGNTVDYIPIFLSDIPSLFREGYMDLDVVLVNVSPPDKHGFCSLGVSVDIVIAGIEKGKKIIAQINPKMPRTFGDALVHLNKFDACVLVDEDIHEMKFVAPSKQEEAIGKNIAGIIEDGATLQMGIGGIPNAVLTFLTNHKNLGIHTEMFSEGIVDLVEKGIVNGSQKKVNPYKIISGFAMGTRRLYDFMDDNPEIEMNDIAYVNDTAIIRQNPKVTAINSAIEIDFTGQVCADSIGTRMFSGVGGQMDFMRGAALSKGGKPIIAITSTTLKGVSKIVPSLKPGAGVVTTRAHARYVATEYGIAELFGKSLKERAQSLRDIAHPDAREELDKAIFERFGSSLMV from the coding sequence ATGAAAATACCAAATATAAAAACAGCAAGCGAGGCTGTAAAGCTCATAAAATCCAACGATCGTGTATTAATACAAGGCGGTTCTGCAACACCACAGACATTAATAAAAGCCATGGTGGCGAGAGCACCAGAATTAAAAAATGTTGAAATCGTACATCTACATACCGAAGGTGAAAGCGGTTATGCAAATCCCGATTTGCGCGAAAGTTTTCACACCAAAGCTTTTTTCATAGGTGGAAATGTTAGAAAAATGGTTGGTAATACTGTAGATTACATTCCAATTTTCTTAAGTGACATCCCAAGTTTATTCCGTGAAGGGTATATGGATTTAGATGTCGTTTTAGTCAACGTTTCACCACCCGATAAACATGGTTTTTGTTCCTTAGGCGTTTCTGTGGATATTGTCATTGCTGGAATTGAAAAAGGAAAAAAAATCATTGCGCAAATTAATCCCAAAATGCCGCGTACGTTTGGAGATGCATTGGTGCATTTAAACAAATTTGATGCTTGCGTTTTAGTCGATGAAGATATTCATGAAATGAAATTTGTTGCACCTTCTAAACAAGAAGAAGCCATTGGTAAAAATATTGCCGGAATTATTGAAGATGGCGCAACGCTTCAAATGGGAATTGGAGGGATTCCAAATGCGGTTTTAACCTTTCTAACAAATCATAAAAACTTAGGAATTCACACAGAAATGTTCTCTGAAGGCATTGTAGATTTAGTAGAAAAAGGCATTGTCAATGGATCTCAGAAAAAAGTAAATCCTTATAAGATTATTTCTGGTTTTGCTATGGGAACTCGTCGTTTGTATGATTTTATGGATGATAATCCTGAAATTGAAATGAATGATATTGCTTATGTTAACGATACAGCTATTATTCGACAAAATCCTAAAGTAACAGCCATTAATTCAGCTATTGAAATTGATTTCACTGGTCAGGTTTGTGCCGATTCTATTGGTACAAGAATGTTTTCTGGTGTTGGTGGTCAAATGGACTTTATGCGCGGTGCAGCATTATCTAAAGGGGGAAAACCAATTATTGCCATTACATCCACAACTTTAAAAGGTGTTTCAAAAATTGTACCTTCGCTAAAACCGGGAGCAGGTGTTGTAACCACGAGAGCACATGCAAGATACGTCGCAACGGAATATGGTATTGCTGAACTATTTGGTAAAAGTTTAAAAGAACGTGCACAATCGTTACGGGATATTGCACATCCTGACGCTAGGGAAGAATTAGATAAAGCTATTTTCGAAAGATTTGGAAGTAGTTTAATGGTATAA
- a CDS encoding sodium ion-translocating decarboxylase subunit beta, translated as MKKLIIVFSAISLLVFIRPVLGLGANTNATNSSVSIEQVDITEEESIFDEAIDGIKSFYSYTGFANSTSGNVIMIIIGIVFIYLGIKFDYEPLLLIPIGIGVILGNIPFVAGNQTGIYETGSVLNYLYFGVVKGVYPPLIFLGIGAMTDFSSLIANPKLMLLGGAAQIGVFATFLGALYLGFNLPEAGAIGIIGGADGPTAIFLSSKLANGINILPDGTTVKNLIGPIAIAAYSYMALVPVIQPPLMRMLISKKDRKIKMKPPRAVTQKEKMIFPVVALILTLFISPSALPLLGMLFFGNLLKESGRTERLADTARTKLIDIVTILLGVTVGASTQADIFITKDSMLIFGLGAISFVIATCGGLLFAKFMNLFLKGDNKINPLIGAAGVSAVPDSARVVHHEGLKSDPHNYLLMHAMAPNVSGVIGSAIAAGIILSFLG; from the coding sequence ATGAAGAAACTAATTATAGTATTTAGTGCTATCTCATTGCTTGTTTTTATTAGACCAGTACTTGGCTTAGGCGCAAATACAAACGCAACTAATTCCTCTGTATCAATAGAACAGGTTGATATTACAGAGGAAGAAAGTATATTCGATGAAGCCATAGATGGCATAAAATCGTTTTACAGTTATACAGGATTTGCAAATTCAACTTCTGGAAATGTCATTATGATTATAATAGGTATCGTTTTTATCTATTTAGGTATCAAATTCGATTACGAACCCTTGTTGTTAATTCCAATTGGTATAGGTGTTATATTGGGTAATATTCCTTTTGTAGCTGGTAACCAAACAGGTATATATGAAACAGGATCTGTTTTAAATTATCTTTATTTTGGAGTGGTAAAAGGGGTTTATCCACCACTAATTTTCTTGGGAATTGGAGCTATGACCGATTTTTCATCGCTTATAGCCAATCCAAAATTAATGCTATTGGGAGGTGCTGCACAAATTGGTGTATTCGCAACCTTTTTAGGAGCGTTATATTTAGGGTTTAACCTTCCAGAAGCTGGAGCTATCGGAATTATAGGTGGAGCAGATGGCCCAACAGCTATATTCCTTTCCTCCAAATTAGCAAACGGAATTAACATATTGCCAGATGGTACAACCGTTAAAAACTTAATCGGTCCTATTGCTATTGCGGCATATTCTTATATGGCATTAGTTCCTGTTATTCAACCACCTTTAATGCGTATGTTAATTTCAAAGAAGGACAGAAAGATTAAAATGAAACCACCAAGAGCGGTAACTCAAAAGGAAAAAATGATTTTTCCTGTGGTCGCTTTAATTTTAACCTTGTTTATCTCGCCAAGTGCCTTACCATTATTAGGTATGTTATTCTTTGGTAATTTATTAAAAGAATCCGGAAGAACAGAACGTTTAGCAGACACGGCAAGAACTAAGTTAATTGATATCGTAACGATTCTCTTAGGTGTAACTGTTGGTGCCTCAACCCAAGCCGATATCTTCATCACTAAAGATTCAATGTTAATCTTTGGACTTGGCGCCATATCTTTTGTTATTGCGACTTGTGGAGGTTTGTTATTTGCTAAATTCATGAACCTCTTCCTAAAAGGCGATAATAAGATAAATCCATTAATTGGTGCCGCTGGAGTTTCGGCCGTACCAGATAGTGCAAGAGTGGTTCACCATGAAGGTCTAAAATCGGATCCTCATAATTATTTGCTCATGCATGCCATGGCACCAAACGTTTCTGGGGTTATTGGCTCTGCAATTGCAGCAGGTATTATTTTGAGTTTCTTAGGATGA
- a CDS encoding biotin/lipoyl-containing protein, whose translation MKSYKFKVNENGYTVNIKSHEDNVINLEVNGTSYDVIMQAEIKKSKTPTLVRAASKQPSVPLKVNPKSTKTKIVAPIPGTILSLNVKVGDTIKENDLLLVLEAMKMENNIVAEKSGVVSSIKVEVGQQVLQDALLIELE comes from the coding sequence ATGAAAAGTTATAAATTCAAAGTCAACGAAAACGGATATACCGTTAATATAAAATCCCACGAAGATAATGTAATCAATTTAGAGGTCAACGGTACATCTTATGATGTGATAATGCAAGCGGAAATCAAGAAATCTAAAACGCCAACTTTAGTTCGTGCCGCTTCAAAACAACCGTCTGTGCCTTTAAAAGTGAATCCAAAATCTACAAAGACTAAAATTGTAGCGCCAATACCTGGTACCATATTATCGCTCAATGTAAAGGTTGGAGATACTATTAAAGAGAACGATTTATTATTAGTGCTAGAAGCCATGAAAATGGAGAATAATATAGTCGCAGAAAAATCTGGAGTTGTATCGTCTATAAAGGTTGAAGTAGGACAACAAGTATTGCAAGATGCTTTATTAATAGAACTCGAATAA
- a CDS encoding OadG family protein: MTQLLLYTDPISEGYVILITGLLIVFSALVTLALFFNFGLPVMLYVYKIITKGKDKKISEIKVKGDSNFTGELSAVIGASIHMYLSEQHDIESGILTIKEVKKAYSPWSSKIYGIQNRL; encoded by the coding sequence ATGACACAGTTACTATTATATACAGATCCAATAAGCGAAGGCTACGTTATACTAATTACCGGATTATTAATTGTTTTTAGCGCCTTGGTAACACTTGCGCTTTTCTTCAATTTTGGGTTACCAGTTATGCTATATGTCTATAAGATAATCACCAAAGGCAAAGACAAAAAAATTAGCGAAATAAAGGTAAAAGGCGACAGTAATTTTACGGGAGAACTTTCGGCTGTAATTGGTGCTTCAATTCATATGTACTTAAGTGAGCAGCATGATATTGAAAGTGGGATCCTTACCATAAAAGAAGTTAAAAAAGCATATTCACCTTGGAGTTCTAAGATTTATGGAATTCAAAATAGATTATAA